A region of Nocardioides alkalitolerans DNA encodes the following proteins:
- a CDS encoding HAD family hydrolase yields the protein MSAPLLVASDLDRTLIYSAAAMRLGRAVTDPVCVEIYADAPTSFIDPAALAALAELAAAVPFVPVTTRTQEQYGRIVLPGVRVEHAVTTNGAVVLVDGRPCGDWDAEVRRRCADGASFAEALRGLAPVWDQPWVRKVRDAEERFCYAVVEPAETPAEWYDEVHGAARDLGWVVSVQGRKVYVIPPGLTKEAAVAEVARRVGAGAVAAAGDSWLDAGMLAAADHAVRPAHGELDDQGWTTPDLVVTASAGGRAAAEIVATFDGWARARTHGGSAWTTVSSDTAP from the coding sequence GTGAGCGCCCCGCTGCTCGTGGCGTCCGACCTCGACCGGACGCTCATCTACTCGGCCGCCGCGATGCGGCTGGGCCGCGCGGTGACCGACCCGGTCTGCGTCGAGATCTACGCGGACGCGCCCACGAGCTTCATCGACCCTGCCGCGCTCGCGGCGCTCGCCGAGCTCGCTGCCGCCGTGCCGTTCGTGCCCGTGACGACGCGGACGCAGGAGCAGTACGGCCGGATCGTGCTGCCCGGGGTGCGGGTGGAGCACGCCGTCACCACCAACGGCGCCGTCGTGCTCGTCGACGGCCGTCCCTGCGGCGACTGGGACGCCGAGGTGCGCCGACGCTGCGCGGACGGCGCGTCGTTCGCCGAGGCGCTGCGCGGGCTCGCGCCGGTCTGGGACCAGCCGTGGGTGCGGAAGGTGCGCGACGCGGAGGAGCGCTTCTGCTACGCCGTGGTCGAGCCGGCGGAGACGCCGGCGGAGTGGTACGACGAGGTGCACGGCGCCGCCCGCGACCTCGGGTGGGTGGTGTCGGTGCAGGGCCGCAAGGTCTACGTCATCCCGCCGGGCCTCACGAAGGAGGCGGCCGTCGCGGAGGTCGCCCGACGGGTCGGCGCCGGCGCCGTCGCCGCGGCGGGGGACTCGTGGCTCGACGCCGGGATGCTGGCCGCGGCCGACCATGCCGTGCGGCCGGCGCACGGCGAGCTCGACGACCAGGGCTGGACCACCCCGGACCTCGTCGTGACCGCCTCCGCCGGCGGTCGCGCCGCGGCGGAGATCGTGGCGACCTTCGACGGGTGGGCGCGTGCGCGCACCCACGGCGGTTCGGCGTGGACTACCGTGTCGTCCGACACCGCCCCCTGA
- the map gene encoding type I methionyl aminopeptidase, whose product MGLLRRGAELKTPEQLDLMRQAGLVVGLTLELLAERVAPGMTTRDLDRIAEDHIRGHGATPSFLGYHGFPGTLCVSVNDEVVHGIPGERVLREGDVVSIDCGAIVEGYHGDAAVTVALGDVPARVSELLEVTEGALWAGIAAYRLGGRVGDISHAVESHVRGRSDFGIVEDFTGHGIGTALHQPPDVPNLGRPGRGLRITEGLVLAIEPMVTLGDQANDTLDDDWTVVTRDHQVAAHFEHTVTATPDGLWVLTAVDGGRAALADAGIAYGGR is encoded by the coding sequence GTGGGTCTGCTGCGCCGCGGTGCGGAGCTGAAGACGCCGGAACAGCTCGACCTCATGCGTCAGGCCGGCCTCGTGGTCGGCCTGACGCTCGAGCTGCTCGCGGAGCGCGTCGCGCCGGGCATGACGACGCGCGACCTCGACCGCATCGCCGAGGACCACATCCGTGGTCACGGCGCCACGCCGTCGTTCCTGGGCTACCACGGGTTCCCCGGCACGCTCTGCGTGTCGGTGAACGACGAGGTGGTGCACGGGATCCCGGGGGAGCGCGTGCTGCGCGAGGGTGACGTGGTCTCCATCGACTGCGGCGCGATCGTGGAGGGCTACCACGGCGACGCGGCGGTCACGGTCGCCCTCGGGGACGTTCCCGCGCGCGTCAGCGAGCTCCTCGAGGTGACCGAGGGTGCGCTGTGGGCCGGGATCGCGGCGTACCGGCTCGGGGGTCGCGTGGGCGACATCTCCCACGCGGTCGAGTCCCACGTCCGGGGCCGCAGCGACTTCGGCATCGTGGAGGACTTCACCGGCCACGGCATCGGTACGGCGCTGCACCAGCCTCCCGACGTACCGAACCTCGGGCGGCCCGGGCGCGGCCTCCGCATCACGGAGGGTCTCGTGCTGGCCATCGAGCCCATGGTGACGCTGGGGGACCAGGCGAACGACACCCTCGACGACGACTGGACGGTCGTGACGCGGGACCACCAGGTCGCCGCGCACTTCGAGCACACGGTGACCGCGACGCCGGACGGTCTCTGGGTGCTGACCGCCGTCGACGGGGGTCGCGCCGCGCTGGCCGATGCCGGGATCGCGTACGGCGGGAGGTAG
- a CDS encoding DUF475 domain-containing protein, giving the protein MILKTFGWSFAITVAGLAGAFLYGWKDGASAALAAMTVAAILIVLEVSLSFDNAVVNAKVLSRMSPFWQKMFLTVGILIAVFGMRLVFPFIVVWASAGLDPVHAWDLAMQGNDVPEGQETYAHILHDAHPIIAAFGGMFLMMIFLDFFIDDEKEHHWLGPIERPFQRLSAVGGVSVAIALGSLVLVAELFRNIAPDKLPDDKFGSVLLAGILGLLTYLVVGGLGEAFEGSSGLADDEDMGPQREVGTGEVVLATGKAAFFMFLYLEVLDASFSFDGVIGAFAITTDPIVIAIGLGVGALYVRSITVYLVRKGTLSEYRYLEHGAHWAIGALAILLFVTMGVEIPEVVTGLIGVVIILSAVGWSVRENRLHPEEKHDVLV; this is encoded by the coding sequence GTGATCCTCAAGACCTTCGGGTGGTCGTTCGCGATCACCGTCGCCGGCCTCGCCGGTGCGTTCCTCTACGGCTGGAAGGACGGCGCTTCCGCCGCCCTGGCCGCCATGACGGTGGCCGCGATCCTCATCGTGCTCGAGGTGTCGCTGTCCTTCGACAACGCCGTGGTCAACGCCAAGGTGCTCAGCCGGATGTCGCCGTTCTGGCAGAAGATGTTCCTCACCGTCGGCATCCTCATCGCCGTCTTCGGCATGCGGCTGGTGTTCCCGTTCATCGTCGTGTGGGCCTCGGCCGGGCTCGATCCCGTGCACGCCTGGGACCTGGCGATGCAGGGCAACGACGTGCCCGAGGGGCAGGAGACCTACGCCCACATCCTCCACGACGCCCACCCGATCATCGCGGCCTTCGGCGGCATGTTCCTCATGATGATCTTCCTCGACTTCTTCATCGACGACGAGAAGGAGCACCACTGGCTCGGCCCGATCGAGCGGCCCTTCCAGCGGCTCAGCGCCGTCGGTGGTGTCTCCGTGGCGATCGCCCTGGGCTCCCTCGTGCTGGTGGCCGAGCTGTTCCGCAACATCGCCCCCGACAAGCTCCCGGACGACAAGTTCGGCTCGGTGCTGCTCGCCGGCATCCTCGGCCTGCTGACCTACCTCGTGGTCGGTGGCCTGGGCGAGGCGTTCGAGGGGTCGTCGGGCCTGGCGGACGACGAGGACATGGGCCCGCAGCGCGAGGTCGGCACCGGCGAGGTCGTGCTGGCCACCGGCAAGGCGGCGTTCTTCATGTTCCTCTACCTCGAGGTGCTCGACGCCAGCTTCTCGTTCGACGGCGTCATCGGCGCGTTCGCCATCACGACCGATCCCATCGTCATCGCGATCGGTCTCGGTGTGGGCGCGCTCTACGTCCGGTCGATCACGGTCTACCTGGTGCGCAAGGGCACGCTGTCGGAGTACCGCTACCTCGAGCACGGCGCCCACTGGGCGATCGGCGCGCTGGCGATCCTGCTCTTCGTCACCATGGGTGTCGAGATCCCCGAGGTCGTCACCGGCTTGATCGGCGTCGTCATCATCCTGTCCGCCGTCGGGTGGAGCGTGCGCGAGAACCGCCTGCACCCGGAGGAGAAGCACGACGTCCTCGTCTGA
- a CDS encoding adenylate kinase, translating into MRLIIMGPPGAGKGTQAAGIAARYEIPAISTGDIFRANVSQGTPLGVEAKRYMDAGDYVPDSVTNNMVRDRLAEADATDGFLLDGYPRTLAQVDELDGMLQAAGVSLDAVLVLTVDDEELVQRLVRRAQTDGRTDDTEDVIRHRQDVYNEQTAPLIKVYADRGLLRTVDGMGEVDDVAKRIAAELDDVRA; encoded by the coding sequence ATGCGTCTCATCATCATGGGCCCCCCCGGGGCCGGCAAGGGCACCCAGGCTGCCGGGATCGCCGCGCGCTACGAGATCCCCGCGATCTCGACGGGCGACATCTTCCGGGCCAACGTCTCGCAGGGCACGCCGCTCGGGGTCGAGGCGAAGCGCTACATGGACGCCGGCGACTACGTGCCCGACTCGGTCACCAACAACATGGTGCGCGACCGCCTCGCCGAGGCCGACGCCACCGACGGGTTCCTGCTCGACGGCTACCCGCGCACGCTGGCCCAGGTCGACGAGCTCGACGGCATGCTGCAGGCGGCCGGTGTCTCCCTCGACGCGGTGCTCGTGCTGACGGTGGACGACGAGGAGCTCGTGCAGCGCCTCGTGCGTCGCGCGCAGACCGACGGCCGCACCGATGACACCGAGGACGTCATCCGCCACCGGCAGGACGTCTACAACGAGCAGACGGCCCCGCTCATCAAGGTCTACGCCGACCGCGGGCTGCTCCGCACCGTCGACGGCATGGGCGAGGTCGACGACGTGGCGAAGCGCATCGCCGCCGAGCTCGACGACGTCCGCGCCTGA
- a CDS encoding FHA domain-containing protein, with protein sequence MTIGRDQASSLVLAHGDISRHHCELHHDGASWWLTDLGSTNGTLVDGQRIASIPLAPGEPLHVMVGGNRGVAVQVQVATAPGAAPRPGPAGPPPMTAPVAPGGRPTGPKGPPSGPRSGPPAGPPTGPPVTQRPGGPAGPPRPGPPPPPPADRTMAANAPAPGGGRAAARTAPGQLAHGQPLLPRGPRHGQPLVIGRNHACDIVIDDPLVSRRHVQVEVAPAGVVLRDLGAFNGTFVNGRRLEGGVLLHPGDEVILGNQTFTFTGDNLLARNSTSDRTLVVENLTTVVKGGRRLLDNVSIELGPASLTAVIGPSGSGKSTTLGALTGTRPATYGNVIWQGHDLYTHYDQLRHQIGLVPQQDIQHPQLTVRQGLGYAARLRLPPDTTKEERAQRVDHVVAQMQLQRQVDNRIGTQLSGGQKKRVSIATELLTAPPLLFLDEPTSGLDPGLDRDVMHLLRGLADEGRVVVVVTHSVLALDVCDNVLVLAPGGRVAYFGPPSGVLPHFGCADYPQVFDLLDEPDLWRRIPPPPGGRAGTGAMPALANAPLPAPPRQSFARQFATLVKRTLSVIASDKMLLAMLLLTPPIIGALSRLAVGDAGFGLDATADADRGVYVPAEVTQRLTVLIVAAALIGAVMTIWALVNEKAVFQREYAVGLSPGTYLLSKVSVYGVLCFGQGVITAFVGTVGLPGPDGGGVVGLGWFEIAIAVGMTCASVAILGLAISGLLSSSEQGMPAVIGVVMTQLVFSGAIIAVNGRAVLEQLSWLAPARWGYAAAASTVDLNRAKETTEGTLLDGESRDALWAGDVDQWVLDLFVLGGLTAVFVLLGYLSVRRSAKAGG encoded by the coding sequence GTGACGATCGGGCGGGACCAGGCGTCCAGCCTCGTGCTCGCGCACGGCGACATCTCGCGCCACCACTGCGAGCTCCACCACGACGGTGCCTCGTGGTGGTTGACGGACCTCGGCAGCACCAACGGCACGCTCGTCGACGGGCAGCGCATCGCGTCCATCCCGTTGGCGCCCGGCGAGCCGCTCCACGTCATGGTGGGCGGCAACCGCGGCGTGGCGGTGCAGGTGCAGGTGGCGACGGCCCCGGGTGCCGCGCCCCGGCCGGGGCCCGCCGGGCCGCCGCCGATGACGGCGCCCGTGGCGCCCGGCGGGCGTCCGACCGGGCCGAAGGGACCGCCGTCCGGTCCGCGGTCCGGGCCGCCTGCGGGGCCGCCCACCGGACCCCCGGTCACGCAGCGGCCGGGTGGTCCCGCCGGGCCCCCGCGCCCGGGTCCGCCCCCGCCGCCCCCCGCCGACCGCACGATGGCCGCCAACGCGCCCGCCCCCGGCGGGGGACGCGCCGCGGCCCGCACGGCGCCCGGCCAGCTCGCCCACGGCCAGCCCCTGCTCCCGCGCGGTCCCCGGCACGGGCAGCCGCTGGTCATCGGCCGCAACCACGCCTGCGACATCGTCATCGACGACCCGCTGGTCTCGCGCCGCCACGTCCAGGTGGAGGTGGCCCCGGCCGGGGTCGTGCTCCGCGACCTCGGGGCCTTCAACGGCACGTTCGTCAACGGTCGGCGCCTCGAGGGCGGCGTGCTGCTCCATCCCGGCGACGAGGTCATCCTCGGCAACCAGACCTTCACGTTCACGGGCGACAACCTGCTGGCCCGCAACTCGACCTCCGACCGCACGCTCGTCGTCGAGAACCTCACGACGGTGGTCAAGGGCGGCCGACGCCTCCTCGACAACGTCTCGATCGAGCTCGGTCCCGCGTCGCTGACCGCGGTCATCGGGCCCTCGGGCTCGGGCAAGTCGACGACGCTCGGGGCCCTGACGGGCACCCGCCCCGCGACGTACGGCAACGTCATCTGGCAGGGCCACGACCTCTACACCCACTACGACCAGCTGCGCCACCAGATCGGGCTCGTCCCGCAGCAGGACATCCAGCACCCGCAGCTGACGGTGCGGCAGGGCCTCGGGTACGCGGCACGGCTGCGGCTGCCGCCCGACACGACCAAGGAGGAGCGGGCCCAGCGGGTCGACCACGTGGTGGCGCAGATGCAGCTGCAGCGGCAGGTCGACAACCGGATCGGCACCCAGCTCTCCGGCGGGCAGAAGAAGCGCGTCTCCATCGCGACCGAGCTGCTGACCGCGCCTCCGCTGCTCTTCCTCGACGAGCCCACCTCGGGCCTCGACCCGGGCCTGGACCGCGACGTCATGCACCTGCTGCGCGGCCTCGCCGACGAGGGTCGCGTCGTCGTCGTGGTGACGCACTCGGTGCTCGCGCTCGACGTCTGCGACAACGTGCTCGTGCTCGCGCCCGGCGGTCGGGTGGCCTACTTCGGCCCGCCGAGCGGGGTGCTGCCGCACTTCGGCTGCGCGGACTACCCGCAGGTGTTCGACCTCCTCGACGAGCCCGACCTGTGGCGCCGGATCCCGCCGCCGCCCGGCGGACGGGCCGGGACGGGGGCGATGCCGGCGCTTGCCAACGCGCCGCTGCCGGCCCCGCCGCGGCAGTCGTTCGCGCGCCAGTTCGCGACCCTCGTGAAGCGGACGCTCTCGGTCATCGCCTCCGACAAGATGCTGCTCGCGATGCTGCTGCTCACGCCGCCGATCATCGGCGCACTGAGCCGGCTCGCGGTGGGGGACGCCGGCTTCGGCCTCGACGCCACGGCGGACGCCGACCGCGGGGTCTACGTGCCGGCCGAGGTGACGCAACGCCTGACGGTGCTCATCGTGGCGGCGGCGCTCATCGGGGCGGTGATGACCATCTGGGCGCTGGTCAACGAGAAGGCGGTCTTCCAACGGGAGTACGCCGTCGGGCTCTCGCCCGGCACGTACCTCCTCAGCAAGGTGAGCGTCTACGGCGTGCTCTGCTTCGGGCAGGGCGTCATCACCGCGTTCGTCGGCACGGTGGGGCTCCCCGGCCCCGACGGCGGCGGTGTGGTCGGCCTGGGGTGGTTCGAGATCGCCATCGCCGTCGGCATGACGTGCGCCTCGGTGGCCATCCTCGGTCTCGCCATCTCCGGACTGCTGTCGAGCTCCGAGCAGGGCATGCCCGCCGTGATCGGCGTCGTCATGACGCAGCTGGTGTTCTCCGGGGCGATCATCGCGGTCAACGGTCGCGCCGTCCTCGAGCAGCTGTCGTGGCTCGCGCCCGCCCGGTGGGGGTACGCCGCGGCGGCCTCCACCGTCGACCTCAACCGCGCCAAGGAGACGACCGAGGGCACCCTGCTCGACGGTGAGTCGCGTGACGCGCTCTGGGCCGGCGACGTCGACCAGTGGGTGCTCGACCTGTTCGTCCTGGGCGGCCTCACCGCCGTCTTCGTCCTCCTCGGCTACCTGAGCGTGCGCCGCAGCGCGAAGGCGGGCGGCTGA
- a CDS encoding HpcH/HpaI aldolase/citrate lyase family protein: MRHFDHLDPSQREGLFSVEPESFDRSADRDLLAVALGATLYTPATRPAIDVDLRKARERGVVCSVLCLEDAIADADVAFAEKNLVHQLTASIESGAPRPLVFVRVREPEQVERVVDGLGDLARHLDGFVVPKFTAASRPYLDAVTAASARLDHRLWVMPVIESPEVFRLETRLEALLAARDLLQSHEAPVLAVRIGATDLSSMLGLRRPADITVYDVAPIASVIGDIVNVMGRRDGTGFVVTGPVWEHFENGERMFKPQLRETPFTAPAEQVLRRRLIRRGLDGLIREVALDHANGMLGKTVIHPTHVAAVHALSVVTREDHTDALDIVRAQRGGGVAASQYGNKMNESAPHLAWAEATLLRARAFGVAAEDVTFVDLLEAGLCL, encoded by the coding sequence GTGCGCCACTTCGACCACCTCGACCCGAGCCAGCGGGAGGGGTTGTTCAGCGTCGAGCCGGAGTCGTTCGACCGCTCGGCCGACCGCGACCTGCTCGCGGTCGCGCTCGGCGCGACGCTCTACACGCCGGCCACCCGTCCCGCGATCGACGTCGACCTGCGCAAGGCGCGCGAGCGGGGCGTGGTCTGCTCCGTGCTCTGCCTCGAGGACGCGATCGCCGACGCGGACGTCGCCTTCGCCGAGAAGAACCTCGTGCACCAGCTGACGGCGTCGATCGAGAGCGGGGCGCCCCGTCCCCTCGTCTTCGTGCGCGTGCGCGAGCCCGAGCAGGTGGAGCGGGTCGTCGACGGCCTCGGCGACCTCGCGCGACACCTCGACGGGTTCGTGGTGCCCAAGTTCACCGCCGCCTCGCGGCCCTACCTCGACGCGGTCACCGCCGCGTCCGCGCGGCTCGACCACCGGCTGTGGGTCATGCCCGTCATCGAGTCGCCCGAGGTGTTCCGCCTCGAGACGCGCCTCGAGGCCCTGCTGGCGGCGCGCGACCTCCTGCAGAGCCACGAGGCGCCGGTCCTCGCCGTCCGGATCGGGGCGACCGACCTGTCCTCGATGCTGGGCCTGCGTCGCCCGGCGGACATCACGGTGTACGACGTCGCGCCCATCGCCTCGGTCATCGGCGACATCGTCAACGTCATGGGCCGCCGCGACGGCACGGGGTTCGTCGTCACCGGCCCCGTGTGGGAGCACTTCGAGAACGGTGAGCGCATGTTCAAGCCCCAGCTCCGCGAGACGCCGTTCACGGCGCCCGCCGAGCAGGTCCTCCGCCGTCGGCTGATCCGACGCGGTCTCGACGGCCTCATCCGCGAGGTCGCGCTCGACCACGCCAACGGGATGCTCGGCAAGACCGTCATCCACCCCACCCACGTGGCCGCGGTGCACGCGCTGAGCGTCGTGACCCGCGAGGACCACACCGACGCGCTCGACATCGTCCGGGCGCAGCGCGGCGGCGGCGTCGCCGCGTCGCAGTACGGCAACAAGATGAACGAGTCCGCCCCCCACCTCGCCTGGGCCGAGGCGACGCTCCTGCGCGCCCGCGCGTTCGGCGTCGCGGCGGAGGACGTCACCTTCGTCGACCTGCTCGAGGCCGGACTGTGCCTGTGA
- a CDS encoding tellurium resistance TerZ family protein, with translation MTISLQKGQTVSLAKRGGGTLTRVRMGLGWDAVTKKGFFRSKQAEIDLDATAVLYDARGADVDQVWFQQLRSKDGSVVHTGDNRTGAGDGDDESIVVELGQLPSQVTTMVFVVNSFTGQDFTQIENAFCRLVDETNGEELARYDLTGSGTHTAQIMAKVTRDGAGWSMTAIGATATGRTFRDLLPAIAPHV, from the coding sequence ATGACGATCTCGTTGCAGAAGGGTCAGACGGTCTCGCTGGCGAAGCGCGGAGGGGGCACCCTGACGCGCGTCCGGATGGGTCTCGGGTGGGACGCGGTCACGAAGAAGGGCTTCTTCCGCTCCAAGCAGGCCGAGATCGACCTCGACGCCACCGCGGTCCTGTACGACGCGCGGGGCGCCGACGTCGACCAGGTCTGGTTCCAGCAGCTGCGGAGCAAGGACGGCTCCGTCGTGCACACCGGTGACAACCGCACCGGGGCGGGCGACGGCGACGACGAGTCCATCGTCGTGGAGCTCGGGCAGCTGCCCTCGCAGGTCACCACCATGGTCTTCGTCGTCAACTCGTTCACCGGGCAGGACTTCACCCAGATCGAGAACGCGTTCTGCCGGCTCGTGGACGAGACGAACGGCGAGGAGCTGGCGCGCTACGACCTGACCGGCTCGGGCACCCACACGGCCCAGATCATGGCCAAGGTGACCCGCGACGGTGCCGGCTGGTCGATGACCGCCATCGGGGCGACGGCGACCGGCCGCACGTTCCGCGACCTGCTGCCGGCGATCGCGCCCCACGTCTGA
- a CDS encoding phosphoribosyltransferase, with product MSGWNGTWVADRLGIELEDAPGRAPLALADLVGLALRVNPKRPHLLVSTVLAKHVPTDPRLVRAAGHLLGLRVAEHLSRLEADGSADVAARLRSALAVGAEEPAADLDGLATATDAALAAVEPGDGVVLGYAETATALGHLVGRALRLPSVHSTRRVVPGVPSVLGFEESHSHATTHLVLAEDPALLATPGPAVLVDDELSTGRTALATIRALHAHAPRAEYVVAALVDARRAADREHIARVADELGARISVVALAEGEVRVPEAAVAPEPEPQPQSQPEHDAVVDARPSGALVPGADPGDAWPVGVRTSGRHGFVPSDEAPLADAAAAVAARVGERLDSAGVEAAGDVLVLGTEELMYAPLAVAEALRRAGRATYFSTTTRSPVQVRDVPGYAVRSGVRFLAHDRDADGYGEADRFAYNVAARDWAAIVVVLDRPTATAALAGPGGMLAALAPHALHVLPVVLPVDPPGARPLRGPEFGSYAADEVAWLLQDLSHVRLEGDREERERRIQSGEAHYAESLPTEYRPDAAYRELYDEQVVAVADRVAAAVVTVSDLARRERGRDDLVLVSLARAGTPIGILMRRWAARQGWDWPHHAVSIVRDRGIDLVALRWIADRYDPARVLVVDGWTGKGAIARELLAAIEGEGGANDVLRLGAAGSGVGAGFSADLAVLADPGECVPLHGTRDDFLIPSACLNSTVSGLVSRTVLNDELIGPHQLHGAKFYAELADEDVSAAYLDAVSARFDDVEEAAVADAERLRSTDRTPTWSGWASAEKLQVELGLPSVNLVKPGVGETTRVLLRRVPWRVVVAPGREQDLRHVRLLAADRGVPVVEDPSLPYSCVGIIRPTEQDGS from the coding sequence GTGAGCGGCTGGAACGGCACCTGGGTCGCGGACCGGCTCGGCATCGAGCTCGAGGACGCGCCGGGCCGGGCGCCGCTGGCGCTCGCCGACCTCGTCGGGCTCGCCCTCCGGGTGAACCCGAAGCGGCCGCACCTGCTCGTGTCGACCGTGCTGGCCAAGCACGTGCCGACCGACCCCCGCCTCGTGCGGGCGGCCGGCCACCTGCTCGGCCTCCGCGTCGCCGAGCACCTCAGTCGCCTCGAGGCGGACGGCAGCGCCGACGTCGCCGCCCGGTTGCGGTCGGCGCTGGCCGTCGGCGCCGAGGAGCCCGCGGCCGACCTCGACGGTCTCGCCACCGCGACGGACGCGGCACTGGCCGCGGTCGAGCCCGGCGACGGGGTCGTGCTCGGCTACGCCGAGACCGCGACCGCGCTGGGCCACCTCGTCGGGCGGGCCCTGCGGCTCCCGTCGGTGCACTCGACCCGGCGCGTCGTGCCCGGCGTGCCCAGCGTGCTGGGCTTCGAGGAGTCGCACTCCCACGCCACGACGCACCTCGTGCTCGCGGAGGACCCCGCGCTCCTGGCGACCCCCGGTCCCGCCGTGCTCGTCGACGACGAGCTGAGCACCGGGCGCACGGCGCTCGCGACGATCCGGGCGCTGCACGCCCACGCGCCACGGGCGGAGTACGTCGTGGCGGCGCTCGTCGACGCCCGTCGCGCGGCCGACCGCGAGCACATCGCGCGGGTCGCCGACGAGCTCGGCGCGCGGATCTCCGTCGTCGCTCTGGCGGAGGGCGAGGTGCGGGTGCCCGAGGCCGCCGTCGCCCCGGAGCCGGAGCCGCAGCCGCAGTCGCAGCCGGAGCACGACGCCGTGGTCGATGCCCGCCCGTCGGGTGCGCTCGTCCCGGGCGCCGACCCGGGCGACGCGTGGCCGGTCGGGGTGCGCACGTCGGGCCGTCACGGCTTCGTCCCCTCCGACGAAGCCCCCCTCGCCGACGCCGCTGCCGCGGTGGCGGCACGCGTCGGGGAGCGCCTCGACTCGGCGGGAGTGGAAGCCGCCGGGGACGTCCTCGTGCTCGGCACCGAGGAGCTGATGTACGCACCGCTCGCCGTGGCCGAGGCGCTGCGCCGGGCCGGACGCGCGACGTACTTCTCCACCACGACCCGCAGCCCCGTCCAGGTGCGGGACGTGCCCGGGTACGCGGTGCGCTCGGGCGTGCGCTTCCTCGCGCACGACCGCGACGCGGACGGGTACGGCGAGGCCGACCGCTTCGCCTACAACGTGGCCGCCCGGGACTGGGCGGCGATCGTCGTCGTGCTCGACCGCCCGACGGCGACCGCCGCGCTCGCCGGCCCCGGCGGGATGCTCGCCGCCCTGGCACCCCACGCGCTGCACGTGCTCCCGGTGGTGCTGCCCGTCGACCCGCCCGGTGCCCGTCCGCTGCGCGGCCCGGAGTTCGGGTCCTACGCCGCCGACGAGGTGGCCTGGCTGCTGCAGGACCTCTCCCACGTGCGCCTCGAGGGCGACCGTGAGGAGCGTGAGCGGCGCATCCAGTCGGGGGAGGCGCACTACGCGGAGTCGCTGCCGACGGAGTACCGGCCGGACGCGGCGTACCGCGAGCTCTACGACGAGCAGGTCGTCGCCGTGGCCGACCGCGTCGCGGCGGCCGTCGTGACGGTGAGCGACCTCGCCCGGCGCGAGCGCGGCCGCGACGACCTCGTGCTCGTGTCGCTGGCGCGGGCGGGCACGCCCATCGGCATCCTGATGCGCCGCTGGGCGGCGCGGCAGGGCTGGGACTGGCCGCACCACGCCGTCTCGATCGTGCGCGACCGGGGCATCGACCTCGTGGCGCTGCGCTGGATCGCGGACCGCTACGACCCGGCCCGCGTGCTCGTCGTGGACGGGTGGACCGGCAAGGGCGCGATCGCCCGCGAGCTCCTCGCGGCGATCGAGGGGGAGGGCGGCGCCAACGACGTGCTGCGCCTCGGCGCGGCGGGATCGGGCGTGGGCGCCGGGTTCTCCGCGGACCTCGCGGTGCTCGCCGACCCGGGCGAGTGCGTGCCGCTGCACGGCACCCGCGACGACTTCCTCATCCCGTCGGCCTGCCTCAACAGCACCGTGTCGGGTCTCGTCTCCCGCACGGTGCTCAACGACGAGCTGATCGGCCCGCACCAGCTGCACGGCGCCAAGTTCTACGCCGAGCTGGCCGACGAGGACGTCTCCGCGGCGTACCTGGACGCCGTCAGCGCCCGCTTCGACGACGTCGAGGAGGCGGCGGTCGCCGACGCCGAGCGGCTCCGGAGCACGGACCGCACCCCGACGTGGTCGGGCTGGGCGTCCGCCGAGAAGCTGCAGGTCGAGCTCGGGCTCCCCAGCGTCAACCTGGTGAAGCCGGGTGTGGGCGAGACGACCCGCGTGCTGCTCCGTCGCGTGCCGTGGCGGGTGGTGGTGGCGCCCGGTCGTGAGCAGGACCTCCGCCACGTGCGGCTGCTGGCGGCCGACCGCGGCGTACCGGTGGTGGAGGACCCGTCGTTGCCCTACAGCTGTGTGGGGATCATCCGGCCGACCGAGCAGGACGGCTCGTGA
- a CDS encoding TerD family protein — MGITLQKGGNVSLAKAAGAPLTKLSIGLGWDVRSTTGADFDLDASALLLGGSGKVLSDQHFVFYNNLTSPDGSVHHTGDNLTGEGDGDDEVIEVDLTLVPAEVQRIVFPVSIHDAHARGQSFGQVTNAFIRVVDAVRGSEVARFDLTEDASTETAMVFGELYLRDGDWKFRAIGQGYASGLLGIVQDFGVNAS; from the coding sequence GTGGGGATCACGCTGCAGAAGGGCGGCAACGTCTCGCTGGCGAAGGCTGCGGGGGCGCCGCTCACGAAGCTGAGCATCGGGCTGGGCTGGGACGTGCGCTCGACGACGGGCGCGGACTTCGACCTCGACGCGTCGGCGCTGCTGCTCGGTGGGTCCGGCAAGGTGCTGAGCGACCAGCACTTCGTCTTCTACAACAACCTGACCTCCCCGGACGGCTCCGTGCACCACACCGGCGACAACCTCACGGGGGAGGGCGACGGCGACGACGAGGTCATCGAGGTCGACCTGACCCTGGTGCCGGCGGAGGTGCAGCGCATCGTCTTCCCGGTCTCCATCCACGACGCGCACGCGCGGGGCCAGAGCTTCGGGCAGGTGACGAACGCGTTCATCCGCGTCGTCGACGCCGTGCGCGGCAGCGAGGTCGCCCGCTTCGACCTCACCGAGGACGCGAGCACCGAGACCGCGATGGTCTTCGGGGAGCTGTACCTGCGCGACGGCGACTGGAAGTTCCGCGCCATCGGCCAGGGCTACGCGTCGGGCCTGCTCGGCATCGTGCAGGACTTCGGGGTGAACGCGAGCTGA